A window of the Bacillus sp. A301a_S52 genome harbors these coding sequences:
- the pcrA gene encoding DNA helicase PcrA: MKHELLEGLNPEQQNAVKHNEGPLLIMAGAGSGKTRVLTHRIAYLIGEKGVPHWSILAITFTNKAAREMKDRVSRIIGGEAEDMWISTFHSMCVRILRRDIDRIGFNRNFTILDSTDQKSVIKRLVKEMNIDPKKFDPRTILGTISSAKNELKTPEDFGKTANGYYEDTVYNVYKAYQRELKKNQALDFDDLIMTTITLFKQVPEVLEYYQRRFRYVMVDEYQDTNRAQYVLVNMIADRHKNICVVGDSDQSIYRWRGADIKNILSFEKDYENATVVMLEQNYRSTKRILEAANKVIDHNSGRKPKNLWTENIEGDKLTYYEADNEHDEAQYVVGKVKEYIDNGTYKASDVAVLYRTNAQSRVIEELFVKSSLPYTIVGGTKFYDRKEIKDLLAYLRLVANPDDDISFRRIINVPKRGIGNTTLDKLQAYATQHDLSLFQTIQEIEQVGLSARFSKTLHEFGEQLHGWVQMQEYLPVMELVEELLEKTGYRDMLKNDKSLESEGRLENINEFLTVAKEFEETNEDKTLIAFLTDLALIADIDQVDNDDATADEKILLMTLHSAKGLEFPVVFLIGLEEGVFPHSRALMEEVEMEEERRLAYVGITRAERYLYLSRARMRTLYGRTNMNPPSRFLNEIPKELIEGTEVQSADPPWMRPSQRTNAAGSTATPERKKSVIRPQTTTTAGATFEWQVGDKANHKKWGQGTVVSIKGSGENIELDIAFPQVGVKRLAAKFAPITKG, encoded by the coding sequence GTGAAACATGAATTACTGGAAGGCTTAAACCCTGAACAGCAAAACGCTGTTAAGCATAATGAAGGACCGTTACTTATCATGGCTGGGGCTGGCAGTGGAAAAACACGTGTCCTGACCCACCGGATTGCCTATTTAATTGGTGAAAAAGGTGTGCCACACTGGTCCATTCTGGCTATTACTTTTACTAATAAAGCAGCGAGAGAGATGAAGGACAGAGTTTCACGCATTATTGGGGGAGAAGCGGAAGATATGTGGATTTCTACTTTCCACTCCATGTGCGTGAGGATTCTTAGACGTGACATCGACCGCATCGGCTTTAATCGAAACTTCACAATTTTAGATTCTACTGATCAAAAGTCTGTCATTAAACGTCTCGTGAAAGAAATGAACATCGATCCAAAAAAGTTTGATCCAAGAACCATTCTAGGAACGATCAGCTCAGCAAAAAACGAACTGAAAACACCTGAGGACTTTGGTAAAACAGCAAATGGCTATTACGAGGATACGGTTTATAACGTTTATAAAGCATATCAACGAGAATTAAAGAAAAATCAAGCGTTAGATTTTGATGATTTAATTATGACGACAATTACGTTATTCAAACAAGTGCCAGAAGTGCTTGAATACTATCAGCGACGCTTTAGGTACGTGATGGTGGACGAGTATCAAGATACGAACAGGGCACAATATGTGTTAGTTAATATGATCGCTGACCGTCATAAAAATATTTGCGTAGTCGGTGACTCAGACCAGTCTATTTATCGTTGGCGCGGGGCGGATATTAAAAATATTCTCTCATTTGAAAAAGATTATGAAAATGCGACTGTTGTTATGCTAGAACAAAATTACCGCTCAACGAAACGAATCCTTGAGGCGGCTAACAAAGTCATTGATCATAACAGCGGCCGCAAGCCAAAAAATTTATGGACTGAAAATATCGAAGGCGACAAGCTGACCTATTATGAAGCAGATAATGAACATGATGAAGCCCAATATGTAGTAGGGAAAGTAAAAGAGTACATTGATAACGGCACCTATAAAGCATCAGATGTAGCTGTTCTTTATCGAACGAATGCGCAATCACGTGTTATTGAGGAATTGTTCGTGAAATCAAGTTTGCCCTACACCATTGTCGGCGGCACAAAATTCTATGATAGAAAAGAAATTAAAGATTTACTTGCATATCTAAGACTGGTAGCTAACCCTGATGACGATATTAGTTTTCGGAGAATCATTAACGTCCCGAAACGAGGAATTGGTAATACGACGCTCGATAAACTCCAAGCCTATGCGACACAGCATGATTTATCGTTGTTCCAGACAATTCAAGAAATCGAACAAGTTGGTTTAAGTGCCCGCTTTTCAAAAACATTGCATGAATTTGGAGAGCAGCTACACGGCTGGGTGCAAATGCAAGAATACTTGCCTGTCATGGAGTTAGTCGAAGAGCTACTCGAAAAGACTGGTTATCGCGATATGCTAAAAAATGATAAAAGCCTTGAATCAGAAGGAAGGCTAGAGAATATAAACGAATTTTTAACAGTGGCTAAAGAATTTGAAGAAACGAATGAAGATAAAACATTAATCGCTTTTTTAACAGATTTAGCGCTCATCGCTGATATTGACCAAGTGGATAATGATGATGCAACAGCAGATGAAAAAATTCTCCTTATGACGTTACACTCTGCAAAAGGACTGGAGTTCCCAGTCGTGTTTCTTATCGGGCTAGAGGAAGGTGTTTTCCCTCATAGTCGTGCTTTGATGGAAGAAGTAGAAATGGAAGAAGAAAGGCGGTTGGCTTACGTAGGGATCACACGGGCAGAAAGGTATCTCTATTTGAGTCGGGCGAGGATGCGAACACTGTATGGCCGGACGAATATGAACCCCCCATCCCGTTTTTTAAACGAAATTCCTAAAGAATTAATAGAGGGGACAGAGGTGCAATCGGCAGATCCACCGTGGATGCGTCCTTCTCAAAGAACTAATGCTGCGGGTTCAACAGCGACACCTGAACGAAAAAAATCTGTCATACGCCCACAAACGACGACAACCGCTGGTGCCACCTTTGAATGGCAGGTAGGGGATAAAGCGAACCATAAAAAGTGGGGACAAGGTACGGTTGTCAGTATAAAGGGTAGCGGTGAAAATATTGAATTAGATATTGCGTTTCCGCAAGTAGGGGTTAAACGACTAGCAGCGAAGTTTGCTCCTATAACGAAAGGATAA